CTTTTTCATTCCACACTTATAGTCTGAGGATATTCAGGTCCAGATCAATCGAGTGACACTGTCAGATCTTAATGTGATATTTGGTTTGTGTTTCCTGTCTGAAAATCCTCTCCTAatgccctgtaaaaggagtttacaaaggtCACAGTATCAGTACAAGAAAGAAATTGAGAACAGTTAATTCCAGTTTCTGCAGaacatttttctctctcttctgtccccaaagctgtaaatccccatcccacacactctccctcctccctgggctgaaatccaaataaaGTATTATCATTATTTCTGTATCCTTTTACCAAAGTTATATAATTAGAGGTGAGAATATGCTTTATAAGTCACTTCATTCGTGACTTGTGACAGACATTAATCTGAATCACCCTGACTGACCAATTAGAATAACAGAGGTGTACCGTGTGTCCAGAACTGACCATGTGGAGATTTGATGAGCAATCATGAAGGTcgtttctccaaatcttccagggtttcctttgttcttcctctccctctcgaaCTAAGTTATACCGGATATCAGACTCAGGGCCCATTCTGGTTCTCTTCCTGCTGACTAAATAACTTCAATCAAATATGGAGAAGACTGAATCCACTGTTCGGTTCCTGCTCCAATCTCCATTCCTGACATATCGACTCTATccttctccctggcaacagtctgagacgTAGTCAGTCTCTTTGTAAACTTGGTTTCATACTTGATCCAAtatgagcttctgacctcatagtggaaaaggggtccattcagcccatcgagtctacagtaacccttggaaagagcaccctagctcagcccacacctccaccgatccctgtaaccccacctaatctttttcgATACTAAGGCAATTTACCATCGTCACCTCCAGATTCGAAAATTCAATTACacacctggctgctctcccacattctacctctgtaaacttaaagccatccaaaaatctgctacccatgtcttaattcagagcaagttcctttcccctatgatccctgtgctccgagacttgcattcgctcccagtcaattctcacccttgttttcaaatccctctatggcctcatctctccctgtgtctgtcatctcctccagccccacaacccactgATATATCTGTACAActctgatcctggactcttgtacacccccgattctaattactccgccatggttttcagttccctcggccccaagcactgaattccctccctaaacctcccagtctccacctcacttaccgcctttcagactctttaaaactcacctttttgaccaagtttttggtcacctgccctaatatctcattttgtgtctgggtgtgtcACTTTGTTTTatgatgttcctgtgaagttgactgggatgatttatgatgttaaaggtgttatataaatagaagttgttgttgttgactgtaaccctgacctcctgttttacaatatcccattggtttcacaacaaactctatctctgatgttttTCCCCCTGTGGGTTTGCCGCCTCTCTAAAGACAGCggccgttaactcaggcctgtcaccgggagcaAGCCGCAGCTGTCCCCCCGCTCGATGCAAACCCGGGCCCGGAAACTTCTTGTTGGGGTTTGGAGCATCCACCGGGTTTCAGTGTAACCTGGCCGAGTTCagcatcggcactgcgcatgctccagctcacaaaGACCGGTGACTGATTGACGGCTGCTTTGAACCAATAGGAAGAGAAGGGCCGCGCTGAACCAATAGGACGAGGGACAAGTTCGGAGGACCGTCGGAAGCAGCtgttcctccaaccaatcggaatgAATGAGAGGCGGGGCTGACTCGGTCTCCCACGTGTGttcgagcatgcgcagtgtcgaTGACAGCTCAGGTTTCCGGCGGTCGGGTGGAAATCCTCAGCCGAGGGTCAGAAGTGGAGAATTTACACACAAAAAACTCAATGCAACAGAATGGTTTGTCTCTTTGTGATTTCTATCCTCTATTGACTTTTGTAAAATGAGAGATTACAGCGATCTGCACATATTAAATGGAGTGGGGCCTTTTTTCTATCGAAAACAATGAATTAAGCAATGACCTGATAGAAATCTTTAAAATTATCAATACTGTAGTTTggagaggggcgatgtgagagagtgaccatcaataaacaacaagtcataaatacaagatagttacGAATAAATCCAAGGGGACAATATGGATAAATTTATTTACTGACAGCATTagaatgtgcaactcattaccatggaaaggagttgaggaaagtgctgagatgttttcaaaaggaaacgggacaaacacatgagagaaaatggaattgaaaatcAGCAGAAAGGCTGAGATTTGATAGGTGAGACAGTTGGAGATGTGTGccgagtattgacagcagcagaatctgtgacagaatggcctgtttgtgtcttacATATTCACAGTAattcaatgtaatctccttttacagaatatttgcagatgcaaacatcatgttgagatctgacagagtcactagattcatcaggaccggcctttcaacgtggaaggagaagtgtttgtctgttttgtctttgggaaaaaatgtcaaaaatcactgtgattgaaaagcaccgagacacagacatctAAGTAAGTTTCCACAGTTATCTGGAactgagctttaaccaatcacacaGCATGAAAATAAATTGCAGCATTTACACCAGGGAGACACCGTACTCTGGCTTTAAGtgatgatccaagttggagagacataaggacattcgcaccacaggaatcaagaagcagcaataggacattcagcGCCGTGAGCCACCTGATAACCTGTCAataaccatggagaaaccatggaaatgtggggactgtggattGGGTTTCAATTACCcatctgaattggaaactcatcgacgtattcacactggggaaaggccattcacctgctctgtgtgtgggaagggattcactcagtcatcgaaTCTcatgacacaccaacttgttcatactgatgagaggccttttaaatgtgctgactgtgaaaagagctttaaaagcagaatggATTTACTGATACATCAGCATacacacactggagagaggccattcacctgttccatgtgtgggaagggattcactcagttatcacacctcctgacacaccaacttgttcatactgatcagagaccgtttaaatgtgctgactgtgagaagagttttaaaagcaGAAAGTATTTACTGatgcaccaacgcactcacactggagaaaggctgttcacctgctcagtgtgtgggatgggatttAATGTTTTATCAAACCTCCGGACTCACCATCAGGTCCACTctgaccagagaccgtttaaatgtgctgaatgtgagaagagttttaaaagcaGAAATTATTTATTGTTCCACCaacgtactcacactggggaaaggccgttcacgtgctccgtgtgtg
This region of Scyliorhinus canicula unplaced genomic scaffold, sScyCan1.1, whole genome shotgun sequence genomic DNA includes:
- the LOC119961052 gene encoding zinc finger protein 182-like; its protein translation is MEKPWKCGDCGLGFNYPSELETHRRIHTGERPFTCSVCGKGFTQSSNLMTHQLVHTDERPFKCADCEKSFKSRMDLLIHQHTHTGERPFTCSMCGKGFTQLSHLLTHQLVHTDQRPFKCADCEKSFKSRKYLLMHQRTHTGERLFTCSVCGMGFNVLSNLRTHHQVHSDQRPFKCAECEKSFKSRNYLLFHQRTHTGERPFTCSVCGTGFTQSSNLRTHQHVHTDQRPFKCSDCEKSFKSKRYLMIHQITHTGERPFTCSVCEKRFICSSQLLRHQRVHTGQRPYSCPVCEKKFTQSSHLTRHQLVHTDQKPFKCSGCEKRFTSKQNLLKHQRIHTETES